A genomic segment from Chitinophaga flava encodes:
- the nusG gene encoding transcription termination/antitermination protein NusG: MNSFPSGWYVIYTRPRYERKVATVLDFKSILSFLPMNYSLRIWGGKKRYVEMPMFPSYLFVFLDDISKYYEVMKAEGFLYYVKFGKQIARVSEVIVNNIRLITGERTSYEITSEEYSPGRQVTITQGALKDLSAEVIRAEGKEKILIRVNLLKRNILVTLPQGVVA; encoded by the coding sequence ATGAACAGTTTTCCCTCTGGATGGTACGTTATTTACACACGGCCAAGGTATGAGCGGAAAGTGGCTACGGTGCTTGACTTTAAAAGTATCCTGTCCTTTTTGCCTATGAATTATTCTTTACGTATTTGGGGTGGTAAAAAAAGATATGTCGAAATGCCTATGTTTCCATCCTATCTGTTTGTGTTCCTGGATGATATCAGTAAGTATTACGAGGTAATGAAAGCCGAAGGATTCCTCTATTATGTCAAATTCGGAAAACAAATTGCCCGTGTCAGTGAAGTGATAGTGAACAATATACGACTTATAACAGGAGAACGTACATCCTATGAGATTACATCCGAAGAGTATTCACCCGGGCGTCAGGTGACGATTACGCAGGGAGCCTTGAAAGACTTGTCTGCAGAAGTGATCAGGGCGGAAGGAAAAGAAAAAATATTGATCAGGGTTAATTTGTTGAAGAGAAATATTCTGGTAACGTTGCCCCAAGGGGTTGTTGCATGA
- a CDS encoding phage integrase SAM-like domain-containing protein: MGNVKKNEKTIEQQAIGSAYIPPHKFKANFLDYYDEYVEKNKRDGNRHLSNSFAQFKEFLKKDFISPIEVTENLCKEFRCYWLDEYTGETPGGYFTRFK, encoded by the coding sequence TTGGGAAATGTAAAGAAAAATGAAAAGACAATTGAACAACAGGCTATCGGATCTGCCTATATCCCACCGCATAAATTCAAAGCTAACTTTTTAGATTACTACGATGAATATGTAGAGAAAAACAAACGGGACGGAAACCGGCACCTATCCAACAGCTTTGCGCAGTTTAAAGAATTTCTGAAAAAGGATTTTATTTCTCCTATTGAGGTTACAGAAAACTTATGCAAAGAATTTCGGTGCTATTGGTTAGATGAATACACCGGTGAGACACCTGGTGGTTACTTTACCCGCTTCAAATGA